In the Planctomycetaceae bacterium genome, one interval contains:
- a CDS encoding Hsp20/alpha crystallin family protein, whose product MSTVHIGAAGKVTRRDQDLFSWVDNVLTTTYHKYAAERGWTPSVNLYEDSSAYFVLVDLAGVDTAAIDLSVESDRLVLSGQREMPNPPSKEKRLRMHLMEIDHGRFQRALKLPPDVDAAEITAGYRLGFLTIRLPKKG is encoded by the coding sequence ATGTCGACGGTACACATCGGTGCGGCAGGAAAAGTCACGCGCCGCGATCAGGATCTCTTTTCATGGGTCGACAACGTCTTGACGACCACATATCACAAGTACGCCGCCGAGCGGGGATGGACGCCGTCGGTCAATCTGTACGAAGATTCGAGCGCCTATTTTGTGCTGGTGGATCTGGCGGGCGTGGACACAGCGGCGATCGACCTGAGCGTAGAGTCCGACCGACTGGTGCTCTCGGGCCAGCGGGAGATGCCCAACCCCCCCAGCAAGGAGAAACGCCTCCGCATGCACCTGATGGAGATCGACCATGGGCGATTTCAGCGGGCGCTGAAACTGCCGCCGGACGTCGATGCCGCCGAGATCACCGCCGGCTATCGACTGGGGTTTCTGACTATCCGCCTTCCTAAAAAGGGGTGA
- a CDS encoding Do family serine endopeptidase: MSKMHGKSRAVIVLVLAAVAAALAYYVVPAYVSKIAYAVESGQTQALRDQLKQLSQNDKLSPLFVAVAKATSPAVVEVRVTKKITMGQMPDMENMPESMQDFLRRFFEQEPGMPSSPGAPEARPNQPRQREFFSRGLGSGVIVNAKEGYILTNNHVVSGADQVEVVLANRQTVKTDWIRTDPMTDLAVIKISAANLTDAPLGDSDTMQVGDWVMAIGAPEGFRQTVTAGIISALGRTTGQRGYEDYIQTDAAINHGNSGGPLVNMRGEIIGITTAIISRTGVNEGIGLAIPSKTVKSVMTQLIEKGKVTRGYVGVSIQNVTPRLAESFNLPNDKGALVTKIGPGGPAAAAGMKEQDFIVKVNGADITDVNTLRNVVASLEPDKTVPFEVYRDGKKMTLNVKIAAQPSDMLAAITGRKSEQDQTPQGKPAEPVTAEQFGLTVRPVTPEIARAAGYAKPEEVKGVVITNVRQGSPASDEGLQSGMVITDVNGKSVTTAKEFTDATSDKKGARIRAITPNGGTAYVFLTPR; this comes from the coding sequence ATGTCAAAAATGCATGGCAAATCTCGTGCGGTGATCGTATTGGTTCTGGCGGCAGTGGCGGCTGCCCTTGCGTACTACGTAGTGCCTGCGTATGTGAGCAAGATCGCCTATGCCGTCGAGAGTGGGCAGACGCAGGCCTTGCGAGACCAGCTTAAGCAACTCAGCCAGAACGACAAGCTCTCGCCGCTGTTTGTGGCGGTGGCCAAGGCGACCAGTCCTGCCGTGGTCGAGGTGCGCGTCACCAAGAAGATCACGATGGGCCAGATGCCCGATATGGAAAACATGCCCGAGTCGATGCAGGACTTTCTGCGCCGCTTCTTTGAACAGGAACCGGGCATGCCCTCGTCGCCGGGCGCGCCGGAGGCCAGACCCAATCAACCCCGGCAGCGGGAGTTTTTCTCTCGCGGGCTGGGCAGCGGCGTAATCGTCAATGCCAAGGAAGGGTACATCCTCACCAATAACCACGTCGTCAGCGGCGCCGATCAGGTCGAGGTGGTGCTGGCGAACCGGCAGACCGTCAAGACCGACTGGATCCGCACCGACCCGATGACGGACCTGGCCGTGATCAAGATCAGCGCCGCCAATCTCACCGACGCGCCTCTGGGCGACAGCGACACCATGCAGGTGGGCGACTGGGTCATGGCCATCGGCGCCCCGGAAGGCTTCCGCCAGACGGTGACGGCGGGGATCATTTCGGCCCTGGGCCGCACCACCGGGCAGCGCGGGTATGAGGACTATATCCAGACCGACGCGGCGATCAACCACGGCAACTCGGGCGGTCCGCTGGTGAACATGCGCGGCGAGATCATCGGCATCACGACGGCGATCATCTCGCGCACGGGTGTCAACGAGGGCATCGGCCTGGCCATTCCCAGCAAGACCGTCAAGAGCGTCATGACGCAGTTGATCGAGAAGGGCAAGGTCACGCGCGGGTACGTGGGCGTCTCGATTCAGAACGTCACGCCGCGCCTGGCCGAAAGCTTCAACCTGCCCAACGACAAGGGCGCCCTGGTGACGAAGATCGGTCCCGGCGGGCCCGCGGCTGCTGCGGGCATGAAGGAGCAGGATTTTATCGTCAAGGTCAACGGCGCCGACATCACCGACGTCAACACCTTGCGCAACGTCGTGGCCTCGCTGGAACCGGATAAGACCGTGCCGTTTGAAGTCTATCGCGACGGCAAGAAGATGACCCTCAACGTCAAGATCGCCGCCCAACCCAGCGACATGCTCGCCGCCATCACCGGCCGCAAGAGCGAGCAGGACCAGACGCCACAGGGTAAGCCGGCCGAACCGGTCACGGCCGAGCAGTTTGGCCTGACGGTGCGCCCGGTGACGCCGGAGATCGCCCGTGCGGCAGGCTACGCCAAGCCCGAGGAGGTCAAGGGCGTGGTCATCACCAACGTTCGCCAGGGCTCGCCGGCCTCCGACGAAGGGCTCCAGAGCGGGATGGTGATCACCGACGTCAACGGTAAGAGCGTGACGACGGCCAAAGAGTTCACCGATGCCACGTCCGACAAGAAGGGCGCGCGGATCCGGGCAATTACGCCCAACGGCGGCACGGCATACGTGTTCCTGACGCCAAGATAA